One segment of Gasterosteus aculeatus chromosome 3, fGasAcu3.hap1.1, whole genome shotgun sequence DNA contains the following:
- the LOC120814358 gene encoding E3 ubiquitin/ISG15 ligase TRIM25 produces the protein MEDMEDAEKTKLEELLMCPVCQDVFKDPRQLPCGHSMCLACLQTLMDHSSDVPFRCPDCRTHFGPIVGVHRSFALANIVEDFRMNMRRREEQTKRVYCDCCPEKKTLAIKTCLKCEVSLCKEHVKDHQELPVYTGHPLVSPLGDLLERKCPEHEDQVLRYFCNSSRRYLCNICSLESKQHNLATEASFVLRRQLTEYMDQRFDALKEQIGESFESVKKLQEDLKHEKQTVKPVASSLNNVTVILLGLWVIVLFYAYHYSVEVQTLTEMLDAQTNRVHHIHSAIVELLMNHPVMSHRPAGTEEQATRYDLVKLWNENLS, from the exons ATGGAGGATATGGAGGATGCGGAGAAAAcgaagctggaggagctgctcatGTGCCCGGTGTGCCAGGACGTCTTTAAGGATCCCCGGCAGCTGCCCTGTGGACACAGCATGTGTTTGGCCTGTCTGCAGACCCTCATGGATCACTCTTCAGATGTTCCCTTCCGCTGTCCAGACTGCAGGACTCATTTTGGACCGATCGTTGGGGTGCATAGGAGCTTCGCACTGGCCAACATCGTGGAGGACTTCAGGATGAACATGAGGAGGAGG GAAGAGCAGACAAAACGTGTGTACTGTGACTGCTGCCCGGAGAAGAAAACTCTGGCCATCAAAACGTGTCTGAAGTGTGAGGTGTCGCTGTGTAAAGAGCACGTCAAGGACCACCAGGAGCTGCCCGTGTACACGGGGCACCCCTTGGTGAGCCCTCTAGGTGACCTCCTGGAGAGGAAATGCCCAGAGCATGAGGACCAGGTGCTAAGGTACTTCTGCAACAGCTCGAGGCGCTACCTCTGCAACATTTGCTCCCTGGAGAGCAAGCAGCACAACCTGGCCACTGAGGCCTCTTTTGTGTTGCGGAGACAGCTGACT GAGTACATGGACCAACGCTTTGACGCGCTTAAGGAGCAAATCGGAGAATCCTTTGAGTCTGTAAAAAAACTGCAGGAAGACCTCAAACATGAA AAACAGACAGTGAAACCGGTCGCGTCGTCCCTCAACAACGTCACAGTGATTCTTCTCGGCCTGTGGgtcattgtgttgttttatg CTTACCACTACTCTGTGGAAGTCCAGACGCTCACCGAAATGCTCGATGCCCAGACGAACCGCGTGCATCACATTCACTCCGCCATCGTGG AACTCTTGATGAATCATCCAGTAATGAGCCACAGACCTGCAGGGACAGAAGAGCAAGCTACAAGATATGATCTTGTGAAACTTTGGAATGAAAACCTTAGTTAA
- the LOC120814343 gene encoding uncharacterized protein LOC120814343: MSAGVQAQVELVLGALVKAATVELIKLFESGYRAPPDAGRTEDKGRHAAPGGLSTGTTTRSIGVQVDKDMNPLFELCAPPFLSDENLYGKCSVKLVEGSVFGTEILLAEDDGQVDPGALLPLEEQVSAETVDMVKLSELKTESPDDPQTDLILHETWTLSAEQSSPAKQKPLVIIPDTFNIITGETVKFVCPLILKSESQAPKPDISETPVKAEPQQVCVSTAKGTAYSPSPTDGAVTPAPVEVWERTHTPKETEHNLHVKLKRTSPNHELTRPCAVQLVDVLAAPESEARLQGASADGHDANHKTGWPLPKDLRRHHSFHNGHRICCFTPCENGVWRLQKAVSHAGGGYPCGVCGKTFKRRKILRRHERFHTGEKPYPCSRCSKSFALRKSLRRHLRFHTGQRPYTCTHCSKSFRLRENLKAHLRFHTGEKPFSCAICGKKFRILKNLEKHNLTQCGFFVPSFRTIAGL, from the exons ATGTCGGCGGGCGTCCAGGCGCAGGTGGAGCTCGTGCTAGGCGCGCTGGTCAAAGCTGCCACGGTGGAGTTAATCAAACTGTTCGAGAGCGGGTACCGAGCGCCGCCGGATGCGGGCCGCACCGAGGACAAAGGGCGACATGCCGCCCCGGGTGGGTTATCCACCGGGACCACAACACGCAGCATCGGTGTGCAAGTGGACAAGGACATGAATCCGCTCTTTGAGCTTTGCG ccCCCCCTTTCCTTTCAGATGAGAATTTATACGGGAAGTGCAGTGTGAAGCTGGTGGAGGGGAGTGTCTTCGGAACAGAAATCCTCCTGGCTGAGGATGATGGCCAAGTTGACCCCGGGGCGTTGTTGCCTTTGGAAGAACAG GTCTCGGCGGAGACGGTAGATATGGTGAAGTTAAGTGAGCTTAAAACGGAGTCTCCAGATGATCCTCAAACAGACTTAATTTTGCATG AGACATGGACGCTAAGTGCAGAGCAAAGCTCTCCGGCTAAACAGAAGCCCCTCGTGATCATACCAGATACTTTCAATATCATTACTGGGGAGACGGTTAAGTTTGTTTGCCCGTTGATCCTCAAGTCAGAGTCTCAGGCCCCGAAACCTGACATTTCAGAGACGCCCGTTAAAGCAGAGCCTCAGCAGGTCTGTGTCAGCACCGCCAAGGGCACCGCCTACAGTCCGTCCCCCACTGACGGAGCGGTGACCCCGGCCCCAGTGGAGGTTTGGGAACGGACCCACACGCCAAAGGAGACTGAGCACAACCTCCACGTGAAACTGAAACGTACTTCTCCCAACCACGAGCTGACGCGTCCCTGCGCCGTACAGCTGGTGGACGTGCTTGCTGCGCCCGAATCGGAGGCGAGGCTTCAGGGCGCCTCCGCTGACGGTCACGACGCTAACCACAAAACGGGTTGGCCTCTGCCCAAAGACCTCCGCCGGCACCACAGCTTCCACAACGGCCACCGCATCTGCTGCTTCACCCCTTGCGAAAACGGCGTTTGGCGGCTTCAGAAGGCCGTCTCCCACGCCGGAGGCGGATACCCGTGCGGCGTCTGCGGGAAGACATTCAAGCGGCGGAAGATTCTCCGGCGGCACGAGCGCTTCCACACCGGAGAGAAGCCGTACCCGTGCTCTCGGTGCTCAAAGTCGTTTGCGCTGAGGAAGAGCCTGCGCCGCCACCTGAGGTTCCACACGGGGCAGAGGCCGTACACCTGCACGCATTGCAGTAAAAGCTTCCGCCTGCGAGAGAATCTGAAGGCGCATTTGAGGTTtcacacgggggagaagcctTTCAGCTGTGCAATCTGTGGCAAGAAGTTCAGGATCCTAAAGAATCTGGAGAAACACAACCTGACCCAGTGTGGGTTCTTTGTTCCTTCGTTCAGGACGATCGCTGGCTTGTAG
- the casq1a gene encoding calsequestrin-1a has translation MKWTWVLVTVLLSFGGLSRCKESLDFPEYDGKDRVHDLNAKNYKSVMKKYDVMVVYYHDHPGSSRVAQRQFEIEELTLELAAQVLDEFDDEDIGVGVIDAKLDKVVAKKLGLEESDSIFIFTDDEVIEYDGELAADTIVEFIYDVLDDPVEFIDNSRELKGFENIEEDIKLVGYFKSHKSEHFEAFADAAEEFHPHIKFFATFSPKVAKALEMKLNEVDFYEPFIDDPVVIPGKPYSEDELVKFIEDNDRPTLRKLQPHNMYEIWDDDSEGEHIIAFAEESDPDGFEFLEILKEVAEDNTDNPDLSIVWIDPDDFPLLLPHWEKIFGIDLSFPQIGVVDTGDADSVWMDMGDGDDMPSVDELEDWIEDALSGEIDPDEDDDDDDDDDDDDDDDDNDDDDDDDDDDDDDDDDDDDDDDDDDDDDDDDDDDDDDDDDDDDDDDDDDDDDDDDDDDDDDDDDDY, from the exons ATGAAGTGGACCTGGGTGCTTGTGACAGTCTTGCTGTCCTTTGGGGGGCTATCACGCTGCAAAGAAAGCTTGGACTTCCCAGAGTACGATGGCAAGGACCGAGTGCACGACCTCAACGCCAAGAACTATAAGTCTGTGATGAAGAAGTACGATGTCATGGTGGTGTACTACCATGACCATCCCGGATCCAGCCGCGTCGCCCAGAGACAGTTTGAGATTGAGGAGTTGACCCTTGAG CTTGCAGCCCAGGTCCTGGATGAGTTTGATGATGAAGACATCGGAGTCGGCGTCATTGATGCAAAGCTCGACAAAGTTGTTGCAAAGAAATTAG GCCTTGAAGAGTCCGACAGTATCTTCATCTTCACAGACGATGAAGTGATAGAATATGATGGCGAGCTCGCAGCAGACACTATTGTGGAGTTCATCTATGAT GTTCTTGATGACCCTGTGGAATTTATTGACAATAGTAGGGAACTGAAAGGCTTTGAAAACATCGAAGAGGACATCAAACTGGTGGGCTACTTTAAGAGTCACAAGTCAGAAC ATTTTGAGGCTTTTGCCGATGCTGCTGAAGAGTTCCATCCTCACATCAAGTTCTTTGCCACATTTAGTCCCAAG GTTGCCAAGGCTCTGGAGATGAAGCTCAACGAGGTGGACTTCTATGAACCCTTCATTGATGATCCAGTTGTGATCCCAGGAAAACCTTACTCTGAAGACGAGCTGGTGAAATTCATTGAAGATAATGACAG ACCGACCCTGAGGAAGCTGCAGCCACACAACATGTATGAGATCTGG GATGACGATTCTGAAGGTGAACATATCATTGCTTTTGCAGAGGAGTCCGATCCAG ATGGTTTTGAGTTCCTGGAGATCCTGAAGGAAGTTGCTGAAGATAACACAGACAACCCTGACCTCAGCATTGTCTGGATTGACCCCGACGACTTCCCTCTG CTTCTGCCCCACTGGGAGAAAATCTTTGGAATTGACTTGTCTTTCCCACAGATTGGTGTTGTCGATACTGGTGAT GCTGACAGCGTCTGGATGGACATGGGCGATGGCGATGACATGCCTTCTGTAGACGAGCTGGAGGACTGGATTGAGGATGCTCTGTCAGGTGAAATCGATCCtgacgaggatgatgatgatgacgacgacgacgacgacgatgatgacgatgatgacaacgacgatgatgacgatgatgatgacgacgatgacgacgatgacgacgatgatgatgacgacgatgacgacgacgacgatgacgacgacgacgatgacgacgacgatgatgacgacgatgatgacgacgatgatgatgacgacgatgatgacgatgatgacgatgacgacgatgatgatgatgacgacgatgatgattaTTAA